A stretch of Camelina sativa cultivar DH55 chromosome 18, Cs, whole genome shotgun sequence DNA encodes these proteins:
- the LOC104763422 gene encoding putative F-box protein At1g53360 produces IIEEHVSIILIYLLIDIFSRVSVKTIGRCRSVSELWEYILGRPDFTELFLTRAPPRLLFAFKAKKELYVFSSPQPQSPDDEISCLVATPYKRFPKYFPTDICTSQYGLVFLQHRRRKAAQVVCNPLTRHCMTLPKLKATGVERSYFGFDPTSKQFKVLCMTRSSYVTHNTHRILTLESGKRVWRTIQDHSPLDDDEICINGVLYHIAIFPMAGLKIVCFDFRREKFGFIKLDEDMFPVPKLTLFNYKGKLGVHQNELLELEKNGWWVLEDAGEDKWFKRKCMLPPEVTNMMCVGMTGTGEIVFTPLTCYLSDSFYILFFNTERNTVRKIYIQGFEEFKHHRTKVSVQTFLDFVERM; encoded by the exons attatagaAGAACATGTCAGcattattcttattt ATCTTCTTATTGATATATTCTCTAGAGTCTCTGTAAAAACTATAGGTAGGTGTCGTTCCGTATCCGAATTGTGGGAATACATACTTGGCCGTCCTGATTTTACAGAGCTTTTCCTGACTAGAGCTCCTCCACGGCTTTTGTTTGCCTTCAAAGCTAAGAAAGAGTTATATGTCTTCTCTTCGCCTCAACCTCAAAGTCCCGATGATGAGATATCTTGTCTTGTAGCCACCCCTTATAAGCGTTTTCCCAAATATTTTCCAACTGATATCTGTACCTCGCAATATGGATTGGTCTTCCTACAACATAGGCGAAGAAAAGCAGCGCAGGTGGTTTGTAACCCCTTGACGAGACATTGCATGACCTTACCCAAGTTGAAAGCGACGGGTGTTGAAAGAAGCTATTTTGGCTTTGATCCGACGAGCAAACAGTTCAAAGTGTTGTGTATGACACGGTCAAGTTATGTAACACACAATACTCATCGGATTTTGACACTGGAGAGTGGAAAACGCGTATGGAGGACGATCCAAGACCATTCTCCtctagatgatgatgaaatatgCATAAATGGCGTTTTGTATCACATAGCTATTTTTCCAATGGCAGGTCTTAAGATAGTTTGCTTCGACTTTAGGCGTGAGAAATTCGGCTTTATTAAATTAGATGAAGACATGTTCCCTGTTCCGAAGTTAACTTTGTTCAACTACAAAGGTAAATTAGGTGTACATCAGAATGAGTTGTTggaattagaaaaaaatgggTGGTGGGTTCTAGAAGATGCTGGAGAAGATAAATGGTTCAAACGTAAATGCATGCTGCCACCCGAAGTTACCAACATGATGTGTGTTGGAATGACGGGTACCGGAGAGATTGTGTTTACGCCGTTGACGTGCTATCTATCAGACTCGTTCTACATTTTATTCTTCAATACGGAGAGGAACACGGTTAGAAAAATCTATATTCAGGGATTTGAAGAGTTTAAGCATCATCGAACGAAAGTTTCCGTTCAGACCTTTTTAGACTTTGTAGAGAGGATGTGA
- the LOC104761332 gene encoding transcription factor TRY-like: protein MDNTTDRRRRRKQHKIPFHDSEEVSSIEWEFINMTAQEEDLIFRMYRLVGDRWDLIAGRIPGRQPEEIERYWIMRNSEGFAEKRRQLHSSSSHKHTKPLRPRFSIYPSN from the exons ATGGATAACACTACTGACCGCCGTCGTCGTCGTAAGCAACACAAAATCCCCTTCCATGATTCTGAAG AAGTAAGCAGTATCGAGTGGGAGTTTATCAATATGACTgcacaagaagaagatctcatCTTCCGAATGTACAGACTTGTCGGTGATAG GTGGGATTTAATAGCAGGAAGAATTCCAGGAAGACAGCCAGAGGAGATAGAGAGATATTGGATAATGAGAAACAGTGAAGGCTTTGCTGAGAAACGACGCCAACTTCACTCATCTTCTTCCCACAAACATACCAAACCTCTGCGTCCTCGTTTTTCTATTTATCCATCTAATTag
- the LOC104761333 gene encoding transcription factor SPEECHLESS-like: protein MQELIPDFLEECEFVDTSLAGDDLFAILESLEGAGEVSPTAASTPKDGTASSKELVKDQDYENSSRKRKKQRLETGKDEDEEEEDGEGAGEGEEDNKQDGQQKMSHVTVERNRRKQMNEHLTILRSLMPCFYVKRGDQASIIGGVVEYISELQQVLQSLEAKKQRKTYAEVLSPRLVPSPRPSPPVLSPRKPPLSPRINHHQIPHHLLLPPISPRTPQPTSPYRAIPPQLPLIPQPPLRSYSSLASCSSLGDPPPYSPASSTSSPSVSSNHESSVINELVANSKSALADVEVKFSGANVLLKTVSRKIPGQVMKIIAALEDLALEILQVNINTVDETMLNSFTIKIGIECQLSAEELAQQIQQTFCQ, encoded by the exons ATGCAGGAGCTAATACCGGATTTTCTTGAAGAGTGTGAATTCGTCGACACTTCACTAGCCGGAGATGATCTTTTTGCCATCTTAGAGAGTCTTGAAGGCGCCGGAGAGGTATCTCCGACAGCTGCATCTACACCTAAAGATGGAACCGCAAGTTCCAAGGAGTTAGTTAAGGATCAAGATTATGAAAACTCATCTCGTAAAAGGAAGAAGCAAAGACTAGAAACCGGGAAAGatgaggacgaagaagaagaagacggagaaggagcaggtgaaggagaagaagataataagCAAGATGGGCAACAAAAGATGTCTCATGTAACCGTGGAACGTAACCGGAGAAAACAAATGAACGAGCACTTAACCATCTTACGTTCTCTTATGCCTTGTTTCTACGTCAAACGG GGGGACCAAGCATCCATCATAGGAGGAGTTGTGGAGTACATAAGCGAGTTACAACAAGTTCTTCAATCTTTAGAAGCCAAGAAACAACGAAAGACGTACGCCGAAGTCCTAAGCCCAAGACTTGTCCCGAGCCCTCGTCCTTCACCGCCTGTTCTAAGCCCGCGGAAACCGCCTCTTAGTCCGCGTATCAACCACCACCAGATACCTCACCATCTCCTTCTCCCTCCCATAAGCCCTCGAACCCCTCAGCCCACAAGCCCATACCGAGCCATTCCGCCGCAACTACCACTCATCCCACAGCCTCCACTTCGTTCTTATAGCTCACTGGCTAGTTGCAGCAGCTTAGGAGACCCACCTCCATACTCTCCTGCTTCATCTACTTCGTCTCCTTCAGTCAGTAGTAACCATGAGAGTAGTGTGATTAATGAGCTTGTTGCTAACTCAAAATCGGCTTTGGCTGACGTGGAAGTGAAGTTCTCAGGAGCTAACGTGCTACTCAAAACGGTGTCGCGTAAGATCCCAGGACAAGTTATGAAGATAATTGCTGCTCTTGAAGATTTGGCTCTTGAGATTCTTCAGGTTAATATTAACACCGTCGACGAAACCATGCTTAATTCTTTCACCATCAAG ATTGGAATTGAGTGCCAACTAAGTGCAGAAGAACTGGCTCAACAAATTCAGCAAACATTCTGCCAATAA
- the LOC104761334 gene encoding uncharacterized protein LOC104761334 isoform X2 → MSIEVKLVERNCRCLELEERVLKSEEKYTELETELQKQNKECESLELRVKELESEKLVVEEELRNLKESEESSLLEQMMVNGALEIEKQVAVKEAKGWKTKFEKLVETVRKLDEIGGFRYGELELDENVKLGLELARIKDNTESCKVDKDSLNREGLGYHQGSGSPYMTTPVKDYYILGRDRDNMSSRGRVNKMLSFEDDAGETEERSEKESFDAMDALEGRSIDENYEDEDVESCEADKSTPCGRKRKRVIASDSETDDEDNIPISVLKNLKPSDQEMVDTPTKGESGSRRLSGQRRRVSSRLRKQRVSEEISNSPERVVGIPTIGNAEDDETEEEPESETASLDGFIVADCDDDDDSQVSVSENSDHETGEEESDGETGYADVMSMLRREKKPEKRKWEYEADMLADFGKDPELCMRAVCVMYRLQTDDEKLSSSSHICNGIGFNKFDAASEFSDGWGSQE, encoded by the exons ATGTCTATAGAAGTGAAGTTGGTGGAACGAAATTGTCGGTGTCTTGAGTTagaagaaagggttttgaaAAGTGAAGAGAAGTACACCGAGTTAGAAACAGAGTTgcagaaacagaacaaagagtGTGAATCACTTGAATTGAGGGTTAAGGAATTGGAATCTGAGAAGTTGGTAGTGGAAGAAGAGTTGAGGAATCTTAAAGAATCTGAGGAGAGTTCATTGCTTGAGCAGATGATGGTGAACGGAGCGTTGGAGATTGAGAAACAGGTGGCTGTGAAAGAAGCTAAGGGTTGGAAGACAAAGTTTGAGAAACTTGTGGAGACGGTTCGAAAGTTAGATGAGATTGGTGGGTTTAGATATGGAGAATTGGAATTGGATGAGAATGTGAAGCTAGGATTGGAGTTAGCTAGGATCAAGGATAATACTGAATCTTGTAAAGTGGATAAAGATTCTCTGAATAGGGAAGGGTTAGGTTATCATCAAGGTTCAG GCTCACCTTATATGACCACACCGGTCAAAGACTACTATATCTTGGGGAGAGACAGAGATAACATGTCTTCTCGGGGACGAGTAAATAAGATGTTGTCGTTTGAAGATGATGCTggtgaaacagaggagagaagCGAGAAGGAATCTTTTGATGCTATGGATGCTTTAGAGGGGAGAAGTATTGATGAGAactatgaagatgaagatgttgaaTCTTGTGAAGCTGACAAAAGCACTCCTTGTGGTCGTAAGAGGAAACGGGTTATTGCCAGCGATTCAGAaactgatgatgaagataataTACCTATTTCAGTACTCAAGAACTTGAAACCAAGTGACCAAGAGATGGTAGATACACCGACCAAAGGAGAGAGTGGTTCCAGGAGATTGAGTGGTCAGCGTCGTCGAGTATCCTCAAGACTGAGGAAACAGAGAGTTTCTGAAGAGATCTCAAATTCACCAGAGAGAGTTGTGGGGATCCCAACAATTGGTAATGCCGAGGATGATGAGACAGAAGAAGAGCCAGAGAGCGAAACCGCAAGTTTGGATGGGTTTATTGTTGCtgattgtgatgatgatgatgatagtcaAGTGAGTGTCAGTGAAAACTCTGATCATGAAACCGGAGAAGAGGAGTCTGATGGAGAAACCGGTTATGCGGATGTCATGTCAATGTTGAGGCGGGAGAAGAAACCCGAGAAGCGGAAATGGGAGTACGAGGCAGATATGCTTGCGGATTTCGGTAAAGATCCCGAGCTTTGTATGAGAGCGGTTTGTGTTATGTATAGGCttcaaacagatgatgaaaagtTGAGTAGCTCAAGCCATATCTGCAATGGTATCGGTTTCAACAAGTTTGATGCTGCAAG CGAGTTTTCTGACGGATGGGGATCCCAAGAATGA
- the LOC104761334 gene encoding uncharacterized protein LOC104761334 isoform X1 yields MSIEVKLVERNCRCLELEERVLKSEEKYTELETELQKQNKECESLELRVKELESEKLVVEEELRNLKESEESSLLEQMMVNGALEIEKQVAVKEAKGWKTKFEKLVETVRKLDEIGGFRYGELELDENVKLGLELARIKDNTESCKVDKDSLNREGLGYHQGSGSPYMTTPVKDYYILGRDRDNMSSRGRVNKMLSFEDDAGETEERSEKESFDAMDALEGRSIDENYEDEDVESCEADKSTPCGRKRKRVIASDSETDDEDNIPISVLKNLKPSDQEMVDTPTKGESGSRRLSGQRRRVSSRLRKQRVSEEISNSPERVVGIPTIGNAEDDETEEEPESETASLDGFIVADCDDDDDSQVSVSENSDHETGEEESDGETGYADVMSMLRREKKPEKRKWEYEADMLADFGKDPELCMRAVCVMYRLQTDDEKLSSSSHICNGIGFNKFDAARGTYIASFLTDGDPKNDLKKSVEELEIFDYKAVEDCEKFACRYWKQLFKIYNNRDDPFFARPPSP; encoded by the exons ATGTCTATAGAAGTGAAGTTGGTGGAACGAAATTGTCGGTGTCTTGAGTTagaagaaagggttttgaaAAGTGAAGAGAAGTACACCGAGTTAGAAACAGAGTTgcagaaacagaacaaagagtGTGAATCACTTGAATTGAGGGTTAAGGAATTGGAATCTGAGAAGTTGGTAGTGGAAGAAGAGTTGAGGAATCTTAAAGAATCTGAGGAGAGTTCATTGCTTGAGCAGATGATGGTGAACGGAGCGTTGGAGATTGAGAAACAGGTGGCTGTGAAAGAAGCTAAGGGTTGGAAGACAAAGTTTGAGAAACTTGTGGAGACGGTTCGAAAGTTAGATGAGATTGGTGGGTTTAGATATGGAGAATTGGAATTGGATGAGAATGTGAAGCTAGGATTGGAGTTAGCTAGGATCAAGGATAATACTGAATCTTGTAAAGTGGATAAAGATTCTCTGAATAGGGAAGGGTTAGGTTATCATCAAGGTTCAG GCTCACCTTATATGACCACACCGGTCAAAGACTACTATATCTTGGGGAGAGACAGAGATAACATGTCTTCTCGGGGACGAGTAAATAAGATGTTGTCGTTTGAAGATGATGCTggtgaaacagaggagagaagCGAGAAGGAATCTTTTGATGCTATGGATGCTTTAGAGGGGAGAAGTATTGATGAGAactatgaagatgaagatgttgaaTCTTGTGAAGCTGACAAAAGCACTCCTTGTGGTCGTAAGAGGAAACGGGTTATTGCCAGCGATTCAGAaactgatgatgaagataataTACCTATTTCAGTACTCAAGAACTTGAAACCAAGTGACCAAGAGATGGTAGATACACCGACCAAAGGAGAGAGTGGTTCCAGGAGATTGAGTGGTCAGCGTCGTCGAGTATCCTCAAGACTGAGGAAACAGAGAGTTTCTGAAGAGATCTCAAATTCACCAGAGAGAGTTGTGGGGATCCCAACAATTGGTAATGCCGAGGATGATGAGACAGAAGAAGAGCCAGAGAGCGAAACCGCAAGTTTGGATGGGTTTATTGTTGCtgattgtgatgatgatgatgatagtcaAGTGAGTGTCAGTGAAAACTCTGATCATGAAACCGGAGAAGAGGAGTCTGATGGAGAAACCGGTTATGCGGATGTCATGTCAATGTTGAGGCGGGAGAAGAAACCCGAGAAGCGGAAATGGGAGTACGAGGCAGATATGCTTGCGGATTTCGGTAAAGATCCCGAGCTTTGTATGAGAGCGGTTTGTGTTATGTATAGGCttcaaacagatgatgaaaagtTGAGTAGCTCAAGCCATATCTGCAATGGTATCGGTTTCAACAAGTTTGATGCTGCAAG GGGAACTTACATAGCGAGTTTTCTGACGGATGGGGATCCCAAGAATGATTTGAAGAAATCGGTTGAAGAATTGGAAATTTTCGACTATAAAGCCGTTGAGGATTGCGAAAAATTTGCATGCCGATACTGGAAACAACTCTTCAAGATATATAACAACAGAGATGATCCTTTCTTCGCTCGTCCTCCATCTCCATAA
- the LOC104761334 gene encoding uncharacterized protein LOC104761334 isoform X3: MTTPVKDYYILGRDRDNMSSRGRVNKMLSFEDDAGETEERSEKESFDAMDALEGRSIDENYEDEDVESCEADKSTPCGRKRKRVIASDSETDDEDNIPISVLKNLKPSDQEMVDTPTKGESGSRRLSGQRRRVSSRLRKQRVSEEISNSPERVVGIPTIGNAEDDETEEEPESETASLDGFIVADCDDDDDSQVSVSENSDHETGEEESDGETGYADVMSMLRREKKPEKRKWEYEADMLADFGKDPELCMRAVCVMYRLQTDDEKLSSSSHICNGIGFNKFDAARGTYIASFLTDGDPKNDLKKSVEELEIFDYKAVEDCEKFACRYWKQLFKIYNNRDDPFFARPPSP; encoded by the exons ATGACCACACCGGTCAAAGACTACTATATCTTGGGGAGAGACAGAGATAACATGTCTTCTCGGGGACGAGTAAATAAGATGTTGTCGTTTGAAGATGATGCTggtgaaacagaggagagaagCGAGAAGGAATCTTTTGATGCTATGGATGCTTTAGAGGGGAGAAGTATTGATGAGAactatgaagatgaagatgttgaaTCTTGTGAAGCTGACAAAAGCACTCCTTGTGGTCGTAAGAGGAAACGGGTTATTGCCAGCGATTCAGAaactgatgatgaagataataTACCTATTTCAGTACTCAAGAACTTGAAACCAAGTGACCAAGAGATGGTAGATACACCGACCAAAGGAGAGAGTGGTTCCAGGAGATTGAGTGGTCAGCGTCGTCGAGTATCCTCAAGACTGAGGAAACAGAGAGTTTCTGAAGAGATCTCAAATTCACCAGAGAGAGTTGTGGGGATCCCAACAATTGGTAATGCCGAGGATGATGAGACAGAAGAAGAGCCAGAGAGCGAAACCGCAAGTTTGGATGGGTTTATTGTTGCtgattgtgatgatgatgatgatagtcaAGTGAGTGTCAGTGAAAACTCTGATCATGAAACCGGAGAAGAGGAGTCTGATGGAGAAACCGGTTATGCGGATGTCATGTCAATGTTGAGGCGGGAGAAGAAACCCGAGAAGCGGAAATGGGAGTACGAGGCAGATATGCTTGCGGATTTCGGTAAAGATCCCGAGCTTTGTATGAGAGCGGTTTGTGTTATGTATAGGCttcaaacagatgatgaaaagtTGAGTAGCTCAAGCCATATCTGCAATGGTATCGGTTTCAACAAGTTTGATGCTGCAAG GGGAACTTACATAGCGAGTTTTCTGACGGATGGGGATCCCAAGAATGATTTGAAGAAATCGGTTGAAGAATTGGAAATTTTCGACTATAAAGCCGTTGAGGATTGCGAAAAATTTGCATGCCGATACTGGAAACAACTCTTCAAGATATATAACAACAGAGATGATCCTTTCTTCGCTCGTCCTCCATCTCCATAA
- the LOC109130550 gene encoding arabinogalactan peptide 22, whose protein sequence is MASLKFPLEILAVFVIISVILLPIAHAQSSSPAPAPTSDGTSIDQGIAYVLMLVALALTYFIH, encoded by the exons atggcgTCCCTGAAATTTCCTTTGGAGATTCTCGCCGTCTTCGTAATCATCTCCGTGATTCTTTTGCCGATTGCTCATGCTCAATCTTCTTCGCCAGCTCCCGCACCCACCAGCGACg GAACATCGATAGATCAGGGGATAGCGTATGTTCTAATGTTGGTGGCGTTGGCGTTGACTTATTTCATTCACTAA
- the LOC104761337 gene encoding late embryogenesis abundant protein 49-like — MKGNAVKERSSKNSRTMGSSEDGGSFTNISVEELYSVSHSSPGGQYVGPTEEISTAAEALIGRSAKLTEALKAAAMNVGHKPVETTDVAAIKEVESRAVGDNIERDRGGVTAVASEAVARNEKIGKKDEKTNLSDVIAEIDVQVTRDKSVTSEDAEAVVQAELNHSPSNHIIPGGVAESVAAAYKLNRNPSF, encoded by the exons atgaaaggtaATGCAGTCAAAGAAAGAAGTTCAAAGAACTCTAGAACGATGGGTTCATCTGAGGATGGTGGAAGTTTCACCAACATCTCTGTCGAGGAGCTCTATAGCGTCTCACATTCTAGTCCCGGTGGACAG TATGTAGGTCCAACAGAAGAAATATCCACGGCGGCTGAAGCACTTATTGGGAGGTCGGCGAAGTTAACGGAGGCTCTAAAAGCAGCGGCCATGAATGTTGGCCACAAACCAGTGGAAACCACCGACGTAGCTGCCATAAAAGAGGTGGAATCTAGAGCTGTCGGAGACAACATAGAACGTGATCGCGGTGGTGTAACAGCCGTGGCAAGTGAAGCGGTTGCTCGTAACGAAAAGATAGGTAAGAAGGACGAGAAGACAAATCTCAGCGACGTTATCGCGGAGATTGATGTGCAGGTAACGAGGGACAAATCAGTGACAAGTGAAGACGCAGAAGCAGTAGTTCAAGCTGAGCTTAATCATTCTCCTTCTAACCATATTATTCCTGGAGGCGTTGCTGAATCGGTCGCTGCAGCTTATAAACTCAATCGCAATCCATCTTTTTGA